In the genome of Lactuca sativa cultivar Salinas chromosome 3, Lsat_Salinas_v11, whole genome shotgun sequence, the window AGATGTATAAAGACAACAAGAAAGCTTCATTGTCTATTTTGTTGACAATTAAAAACCTCAATGTTTTTGATTTCTCAAATGAGTTCCAGTTTTCCTACCTTGATGTTTTAAAATCAATCTTAAAATCaaaatgtgattaattgttaagaATTTTGAGAAACTCTGAAAACCCATTTGATTTGATGGAAATAATGGGAGGTTCATTAGGTGATCACGTGATGAAAGAGTTTTGAAGGTTACAGAATATGATCAATTCCCATAACAATGAGACTTGACTGCATTAAAATGTTGTACTCTATGCTTGAAAATGAGTATATTTGATGTCATCAAAGAATGCATTGTTAATGTTGTTGATTTTGTTACATGCTTCTAGTGTATTGCTTTTATTCAATTTTGTTTCTTGATCAACATCATGTTATTTGTCATCAACTTTAGATTCATTTGCATCAAATgtttctattttatattgtttgtcTAACATGTTGTAATCCATAAATATGAATcataaagttttttatttttagttttttaagtCGATTCTTTCATGGACTTAATTTATAAAGTTATTATATATAGTTTGTCTAAATAGGAGACAAACTACAATGGTCGAACGAGCAAGTAAAATGTTTATTAGATATATGTATCGAAGAGGCCAACAGAATTGGTAGAAAGGGAGGCAGCATGCACAAGGAGTCTTGGGTTATGTTAGGGAAAGCTCTAAAAGAAAAGTTTGACATGGATACTTCACAAAAGCAATTGAAAAATGCTTTTGATAATCTAAAAGCTAAATATGTAGGGTGGAAATATTTGAGAAACAAGTCAGGGAATTTATACAATGCTCAAACAAATTCATTTGCCTTAGTGAACACAGAATGGGAAGAATTCAAGAAGGTGTgtctatataattttattttttttagtttatgtCCAATCTTAATAATGATGTCAAAATACTTATAATTACTATTAATCTTGGTTTAGGGTCATCCAAAGGCAGGATCATTGAGGACACACCCACTGCCTTATCCCAACCTTTGTGCATCTTTGTTTGATGGAAGTAGTGCCAGCGGTAGAATTAAATGGACCTCTACTCAAACTACACCCGCAGATACATCATCTTCTTCTCATCGTGTCCAAAGACTTCTGATTGATGACAACCCTTTTAATGGcctagaagatgatgatgatgatgatgatgcttccAATGACACTAGTGCTCGAGCTCCTAGTAATAAAGCTCATGGTGGTGCTACTTATAGGCCCGATAAAAGGGCTAAAACCATTGATGCTTCTACTGATAGGCCCGATAAAAGGGCTAAAACCACTGATGCTTCTACTGATAGGCCTGATAAAGGGGCTAAAACTAGTGATGCTTCTACTGATAGGACCAATAGAGATAAAACCTCTAAAACCTCTGTTAGTCTTGATGAGTTGAGTCTTAATATGCAAAAAGCTCTGCAACATTTGGTGAATAGCAAGGAAGGGCCAACAGTAGAAGAATGTTATGAGAGGTTGAAACTAGTTGGATTAGACCCAATGGATCCTATATTTTTGGCAGCCTTTCACCTTTTTGGAATGTCCATGAATATTAGAGAGGCATGGATGACACTGCCACCAATACCTGAGGTCTTAAAAGGGTGGATAGAGTTGAATGGCACCACATTAGGGATGTTTAAGTAgtctttatgcttatgttttttctTTTACTTTGAACAATTATGTGTTTCTTGAACTTATGCTTTTTGCTATCATTTGAATGATTGTGTACTTATTTGACACAAATATTGCTAGTATTGAGATTATATGCTTATTTGAAACAAAATGTGTGCTTTGAATATGATACAAATGCTTATGTTTTTTGCTTTAGCATATTGGGATTTAACAAGTGTTGTGGATTAACAGGTTCACAATGGATTATGATAAAAAGTTGTGCCTCCTAATTGTTATGAATTTGTATCTTCGCTTTTTTTGGAGAAGAGGTTTGAAAAGAATgtgagataatacctcaaaaacGTCTGGGCATCAATTCACATTAGAGTTATTACAAGGAACTAATAACCAATGCATTGAGCTCTTACGTATGTCACGTGGTTCTTATGTTCGGCTTTGCACACATTTTAGAGTAAAAAATTGGTTAAAGGATAGTAAACATATATCGGTTGAAGAGAAGATGGCGATGTTCTTGATGATGATCGGTCACAATCAACGTTATGTAATCATCAAACGTAGATTTCAACACTCAAAACAAAcgattcataagtatttttacgAAGTATTGGATAAAATGATGGTGTTCGCAAATGAAATAATAGTACCAACTTCCTTTAATCCAAATCCAAATGTTCCGGGACATAATAGGAGGTTACGAAGGATTTTCAAAGGAGCGGTTGGTGCACTTGATGGAACTTTGGTACATGCTATTGTCCCTCTCGACAAACAACATTTGTATAAAGGAAGAGGAAAAGGCGACTGTTATCAAAATGTATTGGCAATATGCGACTtcaatatgatttttacatttgTCGTGGCTGGGTGGGAAGGGATAGCACATGATTCAAGAATATTATCAGAAGCTTTAACAGATCGAGATGCACCATTTCCATTTCCACCGCCAGgttttttacattttcattttaatatttctacttttttttaaaaattaattatttccttatacTTACAGGTAAGTATTATCTTTGTGATGCTGCGTATACACACACCCCGAGGATTTATGGCTCCTTATCGTAATGTGCGATATTGGCTTGGAGATTTTCATTGAAGACGTGCATTAACCAACGAGGAAAAATTTAATCACTCATATGCAAAACTTTGAAATGTCGTTGAACGTGCTTTTGGTCTCTTGAAAGCACGTTTCCCAATATTGAAGAGAATGACTCCATTTCCATTGGTTACACAAAGAAACACCGTCATTGCATTTTGCGCTTCATAATTATATAATAAAAGAGGGATTAAGTGATGAGTATTTTTCTCAATATAATCAAGTCGATGTATCACTTCAAAGCAATAATGtacgagatgatgatgatgatgaggaggaggaggatgacGTGGATGAGGTACAACCACACAGAAGTGCAAGAGACCGGGAATATATGGTTCATCTACGAGATCAAATTGCTGACCAGTTAATGCGAAATGTAGAATGAATGATTTCATAAAAATATGTTAGTTTTGTGAATTTAGTTTTAATATTGTAAGACAATTATCAAAACAATcctttatgtttttaaaaatatCAACTTTAATAAGTAAGTTGCCTTCCGGTTTTTGAATCGAAATATATATAGTTTATctaatgtttaaaaaatattatatgtTTGAAACCGTATGAAATTGTTATTGGCAAAGTTTAAgtcaaatataaattttaatagatTAGTAATGTATGAGATGCTGAGTTTTTAGCATTTGAGCTTTGGTTGTTTCAACATTAATTTCAAAGATCGGTTTTGTTGTTGAACAATGAAATTAATGCAAATCGGGTGGCAACGTGTAAGTATACAATTTTTATTAAGAAAAAATCTAATGTGTATTTTTATGTTGCTTTTCATATTATCTAATATTTTCTTACGAAATACTATAAATCTATTAAATTGTTGGTAAATATTATTAAATTGATAAGTTTTTCAATTTATTAAAAACCAACGTGAATTATCCGTATTTTAATATGAGAAAAATATATGATTAATTGATCTCCTTTATTACAAGATCTCTTAAGTTTTAGTTCATTctaattaaaaaacaaacaatttttttGCATTAAGACTTTTTGTATGAATACATAAAAAAAGACTTTTAATCCACGTCTTCTTCCGCAGACATGAAAAAAGACAAAAGACATTTCACCACTTTCAAAACAAATACCACCTAACTCTCTATTTTGACTTTTCAAAGACTATGCTTTGGCTGATAAGAAGATTATCTAAAAATATAAACTGGTTGGATAAATTAAAGACTAAATCTGAGTATAATGTTCATAACGCAAACTCCATTCTTCTTTTGTACTAATATAATGtattaaaattaaaagttttgatgtGAATGACCATTTATGACCAGTTTAATCTCATGAATAGTGACGCTTATCGGTTCCCACTCCTCAGTCCTACCACATCTACATAATATTATAAAAGACAATTTGAAATCAACGAGATTTTTTACTTTTACGAATGAAAGTCTTGAGTTTCTTACATTTCTTTTTTATTCCTTTATAAAAGGTTTTGATCCTTTTAATTTCAttacttttttattattattattattattattattattattattattattattattattatatgtccACTTTCAAGAtacaaatattaataaaaatacgTTTATAAATGAATGTTAGTTTTTGAAAGATGATTCtatttgtttttggttttttatatgtttaattttGGTTTATATAATTTAGACACATTAATATAAAAGTGATTAGGTGTTTAGTTTAGGATAATTTATATATTCGATTCCTAACTATTATTTTTAAGTTGGAGGAtctattttatgtttttgttAAGTTTTCGATCTTACTATACATAGAAAGACTGTTTTTTCCTTATTTTTTTTTGATTAAATtgtcattatatattttttattatttatttaaacaataaaataaattaaaatcaaTCTCAACACAAAATTCACCCTTACCCCACTCATTCATTTTAAACTTATTATTTATCAAAATaaattgttattatatatatatatatatatatatatatatatatatatatatatatatatatatatatatatatatatatatatatatatataatcatacgtgattaaatacacaagaaaaaaaaatattgaatcgaaatgaaaaaacaaatcttgtaaacataaatcatatgtgttaaataaatataatcaaatgtgattaaatatacataaataattATTGAATAGAGAACGCGAAAACGAATATTGTctagataaatcatatgtgattaaatacgtatagtcacatttgattaaataaatgaaaatagtTATAGAATCTAGAACGTGAAAACGAacattgtccacataaatcatatgtaattaaatatatatgattaaatacatataatcacatgtgattaaatgcacgATAACGACTGTTGAACCAAAGAACATGAAAATAaatcttgtccacataaatcatatgtgattaatgcatataatcacatatgattaaatacttgAGACTAACTATTAAATCAAAAAAAAGTGAAAGTGTGTATtgtcaatataaatcatatatgattagatatatataatcacatgtgattatctgtatctaatcacatatgatttacatgaaGGACATTCATTTTTACATTcgcgattcaatagttgttctttgtccacattaatcatatattattaaatacatataatcatatatgattatatgtatctagtcgtatatgatttatgtgaataaTATTCATTTTCGTGTTCTTAATTCAACACTTGTACTCGTATATTTGATCATATGTTGTTATacatatctaatcacatatgacttaTATGGACGATATTGATTCATTTTTGTTAATATAACTCAAAGttcaaattatgagaacatggcaaataaaaattttaagcaattgtcgagaacaatctgaggtttaccaaagattggttgctcatggacaattggaagtatatagttaggactgttggattaatgtctaagtccataactatatttggtatgtacttgacccgacccgacatggtccatttgggttgcac includes:
- the LOC111889071 gene encoding uncharacterized protein LOC111889071, giving the protein MSRGSYVRLCTHFRVKNWLKDSKHISVEEKMAMFLMMIGHNQRYVIIKRRFQHSKQTIHKYFYEVLDKMMVFANEIIVPTSFNPNPNVPGHNRRLRRIFKGAVGALDGTLVHAIVPLDKQHLYKGRGKGDCYQNVLAICDFNMIFTFVVAGWEGIAHDSRILSEALTDRDAPFPFPPPGKYYLCDAAYTHTPRIYGSLSNNVRDDDDDEEEEDDVDEVQPHRSARDREYMVHLRDQIADQLMRNVE